In Piliocolobus tephrosceles isolate RC106 chromosome 10, ASM277652v3, whole genome shotgun sequence, a single window of DNA contains:
- the EEF1AKMT3 gene encoding EEF1A lysine methyltransferase 3, giving the protein MADPGPDPESESESVFPREVGLFADSYSEKSQFCFCGHVLTITQNFGSRLGVAARVWDAALSLCNYFESQNVDFRGKKVIELGAGTGIVGILAALQGGDVTITDLPLALEQIQGNVQANVPAGGQAQVRALSWGIDHHVFPGDYDLVLGADIVYLEPTFPLLLGTLQHLCRPHGTIYLASKMREEHGTESFFQHLLPQHFQLELVQRDEDENVNIYRARHREPRPA; this is encoded by the exons ATGGCGGACCCTGGCCCAGATCCCGAATCTGAGTCGGAATCGGTGTTCCCACGGGAGGTCGGGCTCTTTGCGGACTCTTACTCGGAGAAAAGCCAATTCTGTTTCTGTGGGCATGTGCTGACCATCACGCAGAACTTTGGGTCCCGCCTCGGGGTGGCGGCGCGCGTGTGGGACGCG GCCCTGAGCCTGTGCAATTATTTCGAGAGTCAAAATGTGGATTTCCGAGGCAAGAAGGTGATCGAACTGGGTGCGGGGACAGGCATCGTGGGGATCTTGGCAGCGCTGCAGG gGGGGGATGTTACCATCACTGACCTGCCCCTGGCCCTAGAACAGATCCAGGGCAACGTCCAGGCCAATGTGCCAGCTGGAGGCCAGGCCCAGGTGCGTGCCTTGTCCTGGGGGATTGACCATCATGTCTTCCCCGGAGACTATGACCTGGTGCTGGGGGCTGATATCGTGTACCTGGAACCCACCTTCCCTCTGCTGCTGGGGACCCTCCAACACCTGTGCAGGCCCCATGGCACCATCTATCTGGCCTCCAAGATGAGAGAGGAGCACGGGACAGAGAGCTTCTTTCAGCACCTCCTGCCCCAGCATTTCCAACTGGAGCTGGTTCAGCGGGATGAGGATGAAAATGTCAACATCtatagggccaggcacagggaACCAAGACCTGCTTGA